In a single window of the Bacteroidota bacterium genome:
- a CDS encoding histidinol-phosphatase yields KVIVDVEDAQGRVFQVRRILNENHDLYYNDELQPGVSIPIKKPLFFGQKELVLRGSGLESELVERLLGSKLDAVRREIAEQHQRVLDVLGSLDKLKDIDNLEAEHETKRKDTEFRLKLFKDYGVEDKLNRQVQFQADVTHAGRVVEKIEGFIRSVDTFLNEQEAELSAVANLESKENKDIMDEMNAILERIRKVPERIRQVISETRNDNRALKEKHSEVTRRREALKEEFAAIERQLSEKLEESGEVSVRPDDFVKLNKELQNVKLALAETAKSRIKRTALRDELLKELKRLNDLWHHEFKQIEVEVRKMNEGQTALQIIPTYKGDRIAMLEELKNQFRGSRLREATLESILEGHADFISVYQGLDGICNGLGDSGEVFRKYFNDAKALLVTWKVPHTFQIMYHGKELRDHSLGQRASALVLFILNQRDNDLIVIDQPEDDLDNQTIFEDVIKLLRSLKVGVQFIFATHNANFPVLGDAEQVGACSISGTTCNISTGSIDQSDIQTAIVSIMEGGKEAFARRKEIYQLWKQ; encoded by the coding sequence AAAGTGATCGTCGATGTCGAAGACGCCCAAGGAAGAGTATTTCAGGTTCGACGCATTTTGAACGAGAATCACGATCTCTACTACAATGACGAGTTGCAGCCCGGAGTATCAATCCCAATCAAGAAGCCACTATTCTTTGGCCAGAAAGAACTCGTTCTACGTGGATCTGGCCTAGAGAGCGAGTTAGTTGAGCGGCTATTAGGCTCGAAGCTTGATGCTGTTCGGCGAGAGATTGCTGAGCAGCATCAACGCGTTCTCGATGTGCTTGGAAGCTTAGACAAACTCAAAGACATAGATAACTTGGAAGCAGAACATGAGACCAAACGGAAGGACACAGAATTTCGTCTCAAGCTGTTCAAAGACTATGGCGTAGAAGATAAGCTCAATCGCCAAGTGCAATTTCAGGCTGATGTGACACATGCCGGTCGCGTCGTAGAGAAGATTGAAGGTTTTATTCGCTCCGTCGATACATTCCTGAATGAGCAAGAGGCGGAGCTTTCGGCGGTCGCAAATTTGGAATCCAAAGAGAACAAGGACATAATGGATGAAATGAATGCGATCTTGGAGCGCATCAGGAAAGTGCCTGAACGCATTCGGCAGGTCATTTCCGAGACGCGAAACGACAACCGCGCATTGAAGGAGAAACATTCAGAGGTCACGCGTCGCCGCGAAGCATTGAAAGAAGAGTTTGCTGCTATCGAGCGCCAACTGAGCGAAAAGCTTGAGGAATCTGGTGAGGTTAGCGTGCGCCCGGATGATTTTGTCAAGCTGAACAAAGAGCTTCAGAATGTTAAGCTTGCCCTCGCAGAGACTGCAAAGAGCCGAATCAAGAGGACCGCGCTGCGTGACGAACTGCTGAAGGAGCTCAAACGACTCAATGACCTCTGGCATCACGAATTCAAACAGATTGAGGTAGAAGTCAGGAAGATGAATGAAGGACAAACGGCGTTGCAGATTATACCCACGTACAAAGGCGACAGGATTGCAATGCTAGAGGAACTGAAGAACCAGTTCCGCGGTAGCCGACTTCGAGAAGCTACGTTGGAATCCATATTGGAAGGCCACGCCGATTTCATATCGGTATATCAAGGGTTAGATGGAATATGCAATGGTCTTGGGGATTCAGGTGAAGTGTTTCGAAAGTATTTCAACGATGCCAAAGCCCTGTTGGTTACGTGGAAGGTTCCACACACGTTTCAAATCATGTATCACGGCAAGGAATTGCGAGATCATTCTCTCGGTCAACGTGCATCCGCGCTAGTCCTATTCATTCTGAATCAGAGGGATAACGACCTTATCGTGATTGACCAGCCCGAAGATGACCTAGATAACCAAACCATCTTCGAAGACGTCATTAAGCTGCTCCGTTCACTCAAGGTGGGCGTGCAATTCATCTTTGCGACTCACAATGCGAATTTTCCTGTTCTTGGTGATGCCGAGCAGGTAGGGGCCTGCTCTATTTCAGGGACAACATGCAATATTAGCACCGGGAGTATTGATCAATCGGACATCCAAACAGCCATCGTCTCGATTATGGAGGGCGGCAAAGAGGCATTCGCCAGACGCAAGGAGATTTACCAACTATGGAAGCAGTAG